One genomic window of Polyangiaceae bacterium includes the following:
- the mtnA gene encoding S-methyl-5-thioribose-1-phosphate isomerase: protein MSSALGRELLPRELLSGSSFSAVELSDDDSQVILLEQRNLPAEERYVAFSDAQSVATAIRDMVVRGAPAIGITAAYGLVLAAKAAGVEFLGEMKRASEVLAASRPTAVNLFWAIERMNRVASEVQSLSSPSRVERLAAEARAIHREDVEACRRMGELGAARVADGATILTHCNAGALATGGYGTALGLIRAAHEQGKRIRVLADETRPYWQGSRLTAWELHHDGIPVEVICDNAAASYFGRGEIDLAVVGADRIAANGDVANKIGTYGVACLASFHQRPLYVAAPWSTIDLRTASGKDIPIEARDRTEVTEAGGRTLVARDIGVRNPAFDVTPARLVSAIFTERGEIDPVDQAGIAALA from the coding sequence ATGAGTAGCGCGCTGGGCCGCGAGCTCTTGCCTCGTGAGCTGCTCAGCGGCTCGAGCTTCTCCGCCGTCGAGCTGAGCGACGACGACTCCCAGGTCATCCTGCTGGAGCAGCGCAACCTGCCCGCCGAAGAGCGCTACGTCGCTTTCAGTGATGCCCAATCCGTGGCGACCGCGATCCGCGACATGGTGGTGCGCGGCGCGCCAGCGATTGGGATCACCGCCGCGTACGGGCTGGTGCTCGCCGCGAAAGCGGCTGGTGTGGAGTTCCTTGGGGAAATGAAGCGCGCGTCCGAGGTGTTGGCCGCGTCGCGCCCCACCGCTGTGAACTTGTTCTGGGCGATCGAGCGCATGAACCGCGTCGCGTCGGAAGTTCAGTCCCTCTCGTCGCCGAGCCGCGTCGAGCGGCTGGCGGCGGAGGCGCGCGCCATCCATCGCGAGGATGTGGAGGCGTGTCGCCGCATGGGTGAACTTGGCGCGGCTCGCGTAGCGGACGGGGCAACGATCCTCACCCACTGCAACGCCGGCGCCCTAGCGACGGGTGGCTACGGCACGGCCCTCGGGCTGATTCGTGCGGCCCACGAGCAGGGCAAGCGGATCCGCGTGCTGGCAGACGAAACGCGTCCCTACTGGCAAGGATCGCGGCTCACGGCTTGGGAACTCCACCATGACGGGATCCCCGTGGAAGTGATCTGTGACAACGCCGCCGCGAGCTACTTCGGCCGTGGGGAGATCGACCTCGCCGTCGTGGGCGCCGATCGCATCGCTGCAAATGGGGACGTCGCGAACAAGATCGGCACCTATGGTGTGGCCTGCTTGGCGAGCTTTCATCAGCGGCCGCTGTACGTGGCGGCGCCCTGGTCGACCATCGATTTGCGCACTGCTTCGGGCAAAGACATCCCGATCGAGGCGCGGGATCGCACGGAGGTGACCGAAGCGGGCGGCCGCACGTTGGTGGCAAGGGACATCGGTGTCAGAAACCCCGCCTTCGACGTCACCCCCGCACGCTTGGTCAGCGCGATCTTCACTGAGCGCGGCGAGATCGACCCGGTAGACCAAGCGGGTATCGCTGCGCTGGCTTGA
- a CDS encoding tellurite resistance TerB family protein, producing MSVADQSLLDKVAAKLGQAPTYADSDAAGSILTVAAASYGSRPLGEEVTQPTGFDPQVAALFEAVVESAYLVANADGEFDETEQVAFKQVVITACRNRVEARQVEALLADLADQLEEDGMDKRVKMVARTIQKEEHAREVLRIASLLAHVSGGVSDEERDVLKKLAGEFKLDDAALELALTEAERVLAD from the coding sequence ATGAGCGTTGCAGATCAGAGCCTCCTGGACAAAGTCGCGGCCAAGCTGGGCCAAGCTCCCACCTACGCCGATTCCGACGCGGCCGGATCGATCCTGACCGTCGCTGCCGCTTCGTACGGCTCGCGCCCCCTTGGGGAGGAAGTGACGCAACCCACGGGCTTTGACCCGCAGGTCGCTGCGCTCTTCGAGGCGGTGGTGGAGAGCGCGTACCTCGTCGCTAACGCCGACGGCGAGTTTGACGAGACCGAGCAGGTGGCTTTCAAGCAGGTGGTGATCACCGCCTGCCGCAACCGCGTCGAGGCTCGCCAGGTGGAGGCGCTACTCGCTGATCTAGCGGATCAGCTGGAAGAGGACGGCATGGACAAGCGCGTGAAGATGGTCGCGCGCACCATCCAGAAGGAAGAGCATGCGCGGGAGGTCCTCCGCATCGCTTCCCTGCTCGCCCACGTGAGTGGCGGTGTCAGCGACGAAGAGCGGGACGTGCTGAAGAAGCTGGCAGGCGAGTTCAAGCTCGACGACGCTGCTCTCGAGCTCGCGCTGACTGAAGCCGAGCGGGTCCTCGCCGACTGA
- a CDS encoding NADH-quinone oxidoreductase subunit H has product MTFGTLFLLSLAKAFTVVVALSLNIAGLLTWVDRRQGAILQDRVGPERAVVWIPKRIAQGAVVGPAVLVAGGALALFFLSDAEGVTRTTRAVLFSHLAVFITWFTALVIAGRIKLRGVKNSFDRFIASVGDPRRIFYVGLMVHGAIFLSLGVLKGTPAGETLRDFLYGAGPFVFAFSALFGAGYAAQRFRHERAGFRLIGLLHPAADGLKTIFKEDFIPPGGDQFLHKLAPFVSFFPVLVLLGVVPFGDTLCFGSDEQGKIMLSKLLATVPRDGICPTSTLDAGSAVHAVRLQVLDFNVGILYFFAMAGTGVVGAALAGWASNNKYSLLGGLRAASQMISYEVTLGLTLVGSLMIYGTVRIDEMVRWQAENTWGIFVQPLAFFLFFAAAIAETKRIPFDIPEGESEIVAGYFTEYSGMKFAMFFFSEYVAVVTLAALTTAVFLGGWHLPFLERDGLHIMLGDKEIYAQPLSHGAIILIGVLAFVGKTVGLCILQLFIRWTLPRFRYDQLMKLGWRKILPASLVNVLATGLIILAIQSGGPAVQSLMAGAAQVTQWVIAVGGLVLTVWFVRFLLKPAEHRRVLASSSAQYAASMGGTRTARMGA; this is encoded by the coding sequence ATGACCTTCGGAACGCTGTTTCTCTTGTCCCTCGCCAAGGCCTTCACGGTCGTCGTGGCGTTGTCGTTGAACATCGCAGGGCTCTTGACCTGGGTGGACCGCCGCCAGGGCGCCATCTTGCAGGACCGCGTCGGTCCTGAACGCGCGGTGGTGTGGATCCCGAAGCGTATCGCTCAGGGCGCGGTCGTCGGTCCCGCTGTGCTGGTCGCGGGCGGCGCCCTGGCGCTGTTTTTCTTGAGTGACGCCGAAGGCGTCACGCGCACTACCCGGGCGGTGCTGTTCAGTCACCTCGCGGTCTTCATCACCTGGTTCACCGCGCTCGTCATCGCGGGCCGCATCAAGCTGCGTGGCGTGAAGAACAGCTTCGATCGCTTCATCGCTTCGGTCGGCGACCCGCGGCGCATCTTCTACGTCGGGCTGATGGTGCACGGCGCGATCTTCCTCTCGCTAGGAGTGCTCAAGGGCACGCCGGCGGGAGAGACCCTGCGCGACTTCTTATACGGGGCAGGGCCGTTCGTCTTCGCCTTCAGCGCGCTGTTCGGCGCCGGCTACGCGGCGCAGCGTTTCCGTCATGAGCGCGCTGGCTTCCGCTTGATTGGCTTGCTGCACCCAGCGGCTGACGGTTTGAAGACGATCTTCAAGGAGGACTTCATTCCTCCGGGCGGCGATCAATTCCTGCACAAGCTCGCACCCTTCGTCTCCTTCTTCCCTGTGCTCGTGCTGCTTGGCGTGGTGCCGTTCGGAGACACGCTGTGCTTCGGCTCGGATGAGCAGGGCAAGATCATGCTGTCCAAGCTGTTGGCGACGGTCCCGCGTGACGGCATCTGTCCGACATCGACCCTCGACGCAGGCAGCGCGGTGCATGCGGTGCGCCTGCAGGTGCTCGATTTCAACGTCGGCATCCTCTACTTCTTCGCCATGGCTGGCACCGGTGTCGTGGGTGCTGCGCTCGCCGGCTGGGCGAGCAACAACAAGTACAGCCTCCTCGGTGGTCTCCGCGCGGCAAGCCAGATGATCTCCTACGAGGTCACGCTGGGCCTGACGCTCGTCGGTTCACTGATGATCTACGGCACCGTCCGCATCGACGAGATGGTGCGTTGGCAGGCGGAAAACACCTGGGGGATCTTCGTTCAGCCTCTGGCGTTCTTCCTGTTCTTCGCTGCGGCCATCGCCGAGACCAAGCGCATCCCCTTCGACATCCCTGAAGGTGAGAGCGAGATCGTCGCCGGCTACTTCACCGAGTACTCGGGCATGAAGTTCGCGATGTTCTTCTTCAGCGAGTACGTGGCTGTGGTGACTCTTGCGGCGCTCACCACCGCGGTGTTCCTCGGCGGCTGGCACCTGCCTTTCCTCGAGCGTGACGGCCTGCACATCATGCTCGGCGACAAGGAAATCTACGCTCAGCCGCTGTCCCACGGCGCCATCATCCTGATCGGCGTGTTGGCCTTCGTCGGTAAGACCGTCGGTCTGTGCATCCTGCAGCTATTCATCCGCTGGACGTTGCCCCGCTTCCGCTACGACCAGCTGATGAAGCTGGGCTGGCGCAAGATCCTGCCGGCGTCGTTGGTCAATGTGCTCGCGACTGGGCTCATCATCTTGGCCATCCAGTCCGGCGGACCTGCAGTTCAGTCCTTGATGGCGGGCGCCGCTCAGGTCACCCAGTGGGTGATCGCAGTAGGTGGCCTGGTGCTCACCGTCTGGTTCGTGCGCTTCCTGCTGAAGCCCGCAGAGCACCGCCGAGTCCTGGCGAGTTCTTCGGCTCAGTACGCGGCCTCCATGGGTGGCACTCGCACGGCGCGCATGGGTGCCTGA
- the gatB gene encoding Asp-tRNA(Asn)/Glu-tRNA(Gln) amidotransferase subunit GatB produces the protein MSAFEAVIGLEVHAQLLTRTKLFCGCPNRFGAEPNTHVCPVCLGLPGSLPAINAEAVRLALLAALALDCRVQQKSQFARKQYFYPDLPKGYQISQFEEPYCLKGKLKIEVDGGEREIGITRIHMEEDAGKSMHGVGGDSLVDLNRAGTPLIEIVSEPELSSSGEAAAYLRELRNILIFLGVNDGNLEEGSFRCDANVSIRPRGSRTLGTRTELKNLNSFRFVQRAIDEEIARQTAVVSSGGKVTQETRSFDPDTNTTRSLRSKEESHDYRYFPDPDLPPLVLSESRVKEAREALPELPRALRERWVRDFKLSEQAAQTLSSHPAYARFFAECLELGGAPAKLANWILTEVLRGVTQRGLDVEFLVSPQQVTDTLALVESGEISGKQAKELHAALEGTQKSAAEVVSEKGMRQVSDTGALQGIVDAVLARSEKQVEQYRSGKTGVLGFFVGQVMKETRGQANPKLVSELLEKALSGDGDE, from the coding sequence ATGAGCGCGTTCGAAGCCGTCATCGGGCTTGAGGTTCACGCCCAGCTTCTGACTCGCACCAAGCTGTTCTGCGGCTGTCCAAACCGCTTCGGCGCCGAGCCCAACACCCACGTGTGTCCGGTCTGCTTGGGGCTGCCCGGAAGCTTGCCGGCTATCAACGCTGAGGCTGTGCGGCTCGCGCTCCTGGCGGCCCTCGCGCTCGACTGCAGGGTGCAGCAAAAGAGTCAGTTCGCTCGCAAGCAGTACTTCTACCCAGACCTCCCCAAGGGCTACCAGATCAGCCAGTTCGAGGAGCCCTACTGCTTGAAGGGCAAGCTCAAGATCGAGGTGGATGGCGGTGAACGAGAGATCGGCATCACGCGTATCCACATGGAAGAGGACGCCGGGAAGAGCATGCACGGCGTTGGAGGAGACTCCCTCGTCGACCTCAACCGGGCGGGCACCCCGCTGATCGAGATCGTCAGTGAGCCCGAGCTGAGTTCCAGCGGCGAAGCCGCAGCGTATCTCCGGGAACTGAGGAACATCCTGATCTTCCTCGGGGTCAACGACGGCAACCTGGAAGAAGGCAGCTTCCGTTGCGATGCCAACGTGTCGATCCGACCCCGCGGCTCGCGCACCTTGGGCACGCGCACGGAGCTGAAGAACCTGAACTCATTCCGCTTCGTGCAACGCGCGATTGACGAAGAGATCGCGCGCCAAACTGCGGTCGTGTCGAGCGGCGGCAAGGTGACTCAAGAGACCCGCTCCTTCGATCCAGACACCAACACCACACGCTCTCTACGCTCGAAGGAAGAGAGCCACGACTACCGCTACTTCCCCGATCCGGATCTGCCGCCGCTGGTGCTCTCCGAGTCTCGAGTCAAGGAGGCGCGGGAGGCGTTGCCAGAGCTACCGCGGGCGCTTCGCGAGCGCTGGGTCCGCGACTTCAAGCTCAGCGAGCAGGCCGCTCAGACTCTGAGTTCACACCCAGCCTACGCCCGCTTCTTCGCGGAGTGTCTGGAGCTAGGCGGCGCTCCGGCCAAGCTCGCAAACTGGATCCTCACGGAAGTGCTGCGTGGAGTGACCCAGCGCGGTCTGGACGTCGAGTTCTTGGTCAGTCCGCAGCAAGTCACCGACACCCTCGCGCTGGTCGAGAGCGGTGAAATCAGCGGAAAGCAAGCCAAGGAGCTGCACGCAGCGCTGGAAGGCACCCAGAAGAGCGCCGCCGAGGTGGTCAGCGAGAAGGGCATGCGCCAGGTCTCGGACACTGGCGCGCTTCAAGGTATCGTCGACGCGGTGCTCGCCCGGAGCGAGAAGCAGGTCGAGCAGTATCGCTCTGGAAAGACCGGCGTGCTCGGCTTCTTCGTGGGCCAGGTCATGAAAGAGACTCGCGGCCAAGCCAACCCAAAGCTGGTCAGTGAGCTGCTGGAGAAGGCACTGAGCGGTGACGGCGATGAGTAG
- a CDS encoding 2-oxo acid dehydrogenase subunit E2 — translation MALYEFKLPDIGEGVTEGEIVNWLVAVGDQVKEDQEMVEVMTDKATVTIGSPKAGKISELRGAVGDVVPVGAVLVVYDLDGAGSGDSSPAEKAPAKAEGSEEKKSDEGPVASAVGDIKETLPGMGGSKPAASPEAAAPKAAAPAQAAPASDYFNERPLAAPATRKLAREKGIDLRKVQPTGPAGRVTREDVERFASGGAAAPAGATAAAGAAAPGGAGSASAAPTPARAPISIAPVQTNDPRLADERVPVRGVRKRIFENMARSKHTAAHFTYVDEVVADELIALRSRLKPLAEQAGVKLTYLPFIVKACVSALKKHPALNCVFDESTNEMVLRKVYDIGIAAATDAGLMVPVLRGADRLSILEIARELDRLGNDARAGKLKQEDFGGSSFTITSLGKAGGLFATPVINYPEVAILGVHEMKKKPVIRGEEIVIGHEMLLSLSFDHRLIDGHIGAAFAADIVALLQNPDRLMLEMG, via the coding sequence ATGGCGCTCTACGAGTTCAAGCTCCCCGACATTGGCGAAGGCGTAACGGAAGGCGAGATCGTCAACTGGCTCGTCGCCGTGGGCGATCAAGTCAAAGAAGACCAAGAGATGGTGGAGGTGATGACCGACAAGGCGACGGTCACCATCGGCTCACCCAAAGCCGGCAAGATCAGCGAGCTACGCGGCGCCGTGGGCGACGTGGTCCCCGTAGGCGCCGTCCTGGTCGTGTACGATCTGGACGGCGCCGGCTCCGGCGACAGTTCCCCCGCGGAAAAGGCACCGGCCAAGGCTGAAGGTTCCGAGGAGAAGAAGTCGGACGAAGGCCCCGTCGCTTCCGCCGTGGGCGACATCAAGGAGACGTTGCCGGGCATGGGAGGCTCCAAGCCGGCAGCATCGCCCGAGGCGGCGGCTCCCAAGGCTGCCGCGCCGGCTCAGGCGGCACCTGCCTCTGATTACTTCAACGAGCGGCCCCTCGCCGCACCTGCCACACGGAAACTCGCGCGCGAGAAGGGCATCGATCTGCGCAAGGTTCAGCCGACCGGGCCTGCCGGGCGGGTCACTCGCGAAGACGTCGAGCGCTTCGCTAGCGGAGGCGCAGCTGCTCCGGCCGGGGCGACGGCAGCCGCTGGGGCCGCAGCGCCCGGAGGAGCAGGCTCAGCTAGTGCGGCTCCCACGCCAGCGCGCGCGCCGATCTCGATCGCTCCAGTGCAGACCAACGATCCGCGGCTCGCCGACGAGCGCGTGCCGGTGCGCGGAGTGCGCAAGCGCATCTTCGAGAACATGGCCCGCTCGAAGCACACTGCGGCCCACTTCACCTATGTTGACGAGGTCGTCGCCGACGAGCTGATCGCATTGCGCAGCCGCCTCAAGCCGCTCGCAGAGCAGGCGGGCGTCAAGTTGACGTACTTGCCCTTCATCGTGAAGGCGTGCGTCTCTGCGCTGAAGAAGCATCCCGCGCTGAATTGCGTGTTCGATGAGTCGACCAACGAGATGGTGCTCCGAAAGGTCTACGATATCGGCATCGCTGCGGCGACCGACGCGGGCCTGATGGTTCCCGTGTTGCGCGGCGCCGACCGTCTAAGCATCCTCGAAATTGCGCGGGAGCTCGATCGCTTGGGGAACGACGCCCGCGCCGGCAAGCTCAAGCAAGAAGACTTCGGCGGTTCTTCGTTCACCATCACGAGCTTGGGCAAAGCCGGCGGCTTGTTCGCCACCCCCGTCATCAACTACCCCGAAGTCGCGATCCTCGGCGTGCACGAGATGAAGAAGAAGCCGGTGATCCGTGGGGAAGAGATCGTGATCGGTCACGAGATGCTGCTCAGCCTCTCCTTCGACCACCGCCTCATCGACGGTCACATCGGCGCGGCGTTCGCGGCCGACATCGTCGCCCTGCTGCAGAATCCCGATCGCCTGATGCTCGAGATGGGCTGA
- the pdhA gene encoding pyruvate dehydrogenase (acetyl-transferring) E1 component subunit alpha, with translation MIAAAVTRTEEAPNDTIVRVLREDGSLDPAHDPKLEIDEVVHLYRHMVETRIIDERLVTLQRQGRIGFHIGSLGEEAAIIGSAFAMRQQDWLFPCYREFGAALLRGFKLQRFIDNMFGNANDPVKGRQMPDHYTCKEAHWGSISSPIGTQMTQAVGFAWGAKIEKKALATLVYFGDGSTSSSEFHNAMNFAGVFKTPSIFFCRNNGWAISVPVERQTASRTFAEKGVAYGVPGVRVDGNDLFAVIAVTRDAIRRCEAGEGPTLIEALTYRMGGHSTSDDPNRYRAADEVKPWVDRDPIERIRRYLERNKAWDDNLEEALREDVDKRFREAVTAAESTEPPSLASMFEDVYKKMPWHLEEQRDELLAGPRAPKAH, from the coding sequence ATGATCGCTGCAGCAGTTACACGCACCGAAGAGGCGCCGAACGACACCATCGTTCGCGTGCTACGCGAGGACGGCAGCTTGGATCCTGCACATGATCCCAAGCTGGAAATCGACGAGGTCGTGCATCTCTATCGCCATATGGTGGAGACGAGGATCATCGACGAGCGGTTGGTGACCCTACAACGTCAGGGACGCATCGGCTTTCACATCGGTTCGCTTGGCGAGGAGGCGGCCATCATCGGCTCTGCCTTTGCCATGCGGCAACAGGACTGGCTTTTCCCCTGCTACCGAGAGTTCGGTGCCGCGCTGCTCCGGGGCTTCAAGCTCCAGCGCTTCATCGACAATATGTTCGGTAACGCGAACGACCCGGTGAAGGGTCGTCAGATGCCGGATCACTACACCTGCAAAGAGGCGCACTGGGGCAGCATCAGCTCGCCGATCGGCACCCAGATGACCCAGGCTGTGGGCTTCGCGTGGGGCGCCAAGATCGAGAAGAAGGCGCTCGCCACCCTCGTCTACTTTGGCGACGGCTCCACGAGCAGCAGCGAGTTTCACAACGCGATGAACTTCGCCGGTGTCTTCAAGACGCCCAGCATCTTCTTCTGTCGCAACAACGGCTGGGCCATCAGCGTGCCCGTCGAGCGTCAGACCGCTTCCCGCACTTTTGCGGAGAAGGGGGTCGCTTATGGGGTTCCGGGGGTGCGCGTCGATGGCAATGACCTGTTCGCCGTCATCGCAGTTACCCGGGACGCGATTCGCCGCTGCGAGGCAGGTGAGGGGCCAACCTTGATCGAGGCGCTTACCTACCGCATGGGCGGCCACTCGACGAGCGATGACCCGAACCGCTATCGGGCAGCCGACGAGGTGAAGCCTTGGGTCGACCGTGACCCGATCGAGCGCATTCGCCGCTACCTCGAGCGGAACAAGGCGTGGGACGACAATCTCGAAGAGGCGCTGCGCGAGGACGTCGACAAGCGTTTCCGTGAGGCAGTGACTGCTGCTGAGAGCACCGAACCCCCTTCGCTCGCGTCGATGTTCGAAGACGTCTACAAGAAGATGCCGTGGCATCTCGAGGAGCAGCGCGATGAGCTGCTCGCCGGCCCTCGCGCTCCCAAAGCCCACTAG
- the lipA gene encoding lipoyl synthase produces the protein MRDPKPNWLKVKAPGGERYTKLKKTLRELDLYTVCEEARCPNVGECWGAGTATVMLLGHTCTRGCRFCAVTTGNPRGAYDPREPEHVARAISQLELKYVVLTMVDRDDLLDGGASLVGQTVRALRRYSPELLVETLVGDFNGRKHDIAHLVESGPDVFAHNIEVSRRLTPRIRDARCSYDQSLDVLRHAKACAPQRMTKSSIMVGIGETDEEVVETLRDLRDAGVDVVTLGQYLRPTPKHAPVDRYVEPERFAEWERVGLELGFSYVASGALVRSSYHAAEAFIAAQLRPGSTIERGSSAENAGAPDSPTGSLSGEPQLISASSLIRRDNSRA, from the coding sequence ATCCGCGATCCGAAGCCCAACTGGCTCAAGGTGAAGGCGCCAGGAGGCGAGCGCTACACCAAGCTGAAGAAGACGCTGCGCGAACTCGATCTGTACACCGTCTGCGAGGAGGCACGCTGCCCGAATGTGGGTGAGTGCTGGGGCGCGGGTACCGCGACGGTGATGCTACTCGGGCATACTTGCACCCGCGGCTGTCGTTTCTGTGCGGTAACGACTGGCAACCCACGCGGCGCTTACGATCCGCGCGAGCCAGAGCACGTCGCACGGGCGATCAGCCAGCTCGAGCTGAAATACGTGGTCCTGACCATGGTCGACCGCGACGATCTGCTCGACGGTGGCGCGAGCCTGGTGGGGCAAACGGTGCGCGCGCTGCGGCGCTACTCGCCAGAGCTGCTCGTGGAGACGCTGGTTGGTGACTTCAACGGCCGCAAGCACGACATCGCTCACCTGGTGGAGTCGGGGCCTGATGTGTTCGCGCACAACATCGAGGTGTCGCGGCGTCTCACACCGCGCATTCGCGACGCGCGATGTAGCTACGATCAGAGCCTGGATGTGCTGCGTCACGCCAAAGCGTGCGCGCCCCAACGCATGACGAAGAGCTCGATCATGGTCGGAATCGGCGAGACCGACGAGGAGGTCGTCGAGACACTGCGCGATTTGCGCGACGCAGGAGTCGACGTCGTGACCCTCGGACAGTACCTGCGGCCAACTCCAAAGCATGCGCCAGTTGACCGCTACGTGGAGCCAGAGCGCTTTGCGGAATGGGAGCGCGTTGGGTTGGAGCTGGGCTTCTCGTACGTCGCCTCCGGCGCGCTGGTTCGCTCGAGCTACCACGCGGCAGAGGCGTTCATCGCCGCGCAGCTCAGGCCAGGCTCGACCATCGAACGCGGCAGCAGTGCGGAAAATGCAGGAGCTCCAGATTCGCCCACCGGATCTCTGAGCGGCGAGCCCCAGCTGATCAGCGCGAGTTCGCTGATTCGGCGTGACAACAGCCGCGCCTGA
- a CDS encoding NADH-quinone oxidoreductase subunit I translates to MLINQPLGPKKVVGTPIPRPDRNASVQTYIPEIAKGLAMTMAHFFRNTKEMALGQRNDPTIESISDGINCVSYPEQRRPYAERFRGVHRLTHRADGSPRCVACLCCSTACPAQCIHIEPAEYPVGDSRRGYERFPARFVIDELRCVFCGFCVEACPCDAIRMDTGIHAAPYDSREQFIFEKDLLMSFKGRDGSQLSENPRHEPGDPTHPGVTREHGGH, encoded by the coding sequence ATGTTGATCAACCAACCGCTGGGACCAAAGAAAGTCGTTGGGACCCCCATCCCGCGCCCGGATCGCAACGCCTCCGTACAGACGTACATCCCGGAGATCGCCAAGGGCCTGGCGATGACCATGGCCCACTTCTTCCGCAACACGAAGGAGATGGCGCTTGGTCAGCGGAACGACCCCACCATCGAGAGCATTTCGGACGGCATCAACTGCGTCAGCTACCCCGAGCAGCGCCGGCCCTACGCCGAGCGTTTCCGCGGGGTTCATCGCCTGACTCATCGCGCCGACGGTTCACCGCGCTGTGTGGCGTGTCTGTGCTGCTCGACGGCTTGCCCTGCGCAGTGCATCCACATCGAGCCGGCTGAGTACCCCGTTGGGGATTCTCGGCGCGGATATGAGCGCTTCCCCGCCCGCTTCGTCATCGACGAGCTGCGCTGCGTATTCTGCGGTTTTTGCGTGGAGGCTTGCCCCTGCGACGCGATCCGCATGGATACCGGAATCCACGCTGCGCCCTACGATTCTCGCGAGCAGTTCATCTTCGAGAAAGATCTCCTGATGAGCTTCAAGGGTCGTGACGGGAGTCAGCTGTCGGAGAACCCGCGGCATGAGCCTGGGGACCCCACGCACCCTGGCGTGACCCGCGAGCACGGCGGCCACTAA
- a CDS encoding alpha-ketoacid dehydrogenase subunit beta, whose protein sequence is MPQMNMVQAINDALRLEMARDPRVVIMGEDVGKVGGVFRVTAGLFDEFGDERVIDTPLSEGGIIGAAVGMALYGMVPIPEIQFSDFIFPAYDQIVSELAKYRYRSGGEYPCNMVIRTPVGGGIRGGHYHSQHPESLFIHVAGLKVVCPSNPHDAKGLLLASIRDPDPVLFFEPKRIYRAAKGDVPEGDYTVPLGSAAVTREGRHVTVLAYGAMLYECLDAAAKAAEQGVEAEVIDLRTLWPVDIDTIIASVKKTGRLVVVHEAPKTGGFAGELISLVCEKAFYHLEAPPARVTGFDTPFPYTLEMEYLPLSHRILPALLNTAKA, encoded by the coding sequence ATGCCTCAAATGAACATGGTTCAAGCCATCAACGACGCCCTACGGCTCGAGATGGCGCGCGACCCTCGGGTCGTCATCATGGGTGAAGATGTCGGTAAGGTCGGCGGCGTTTTTCGCGTCACCGCCGGCTTGTTCGACGAGTTTGGTGACGAGCGTGTGATCGACACGCCGCTCAGCGAAGGCGGCATCATCGGTGCGGCCGTCGGTATGGCCCTGTACGGCATGGTGCCGATCCCGGAGATTCAGTTCTCCGACTTCATCTTCCCGGCCTACGACCAGATCGTCTCCGAGCTGGCGAAGTACCGTTACCGTTCGGGCGGAGAGTATCCGTGCAACATGGTGATCCGCACGCCGGTTGGCGGCGGGATCCGCGGCGGGCACTACCACTCCCAGCACCCGGAGTCGCTGTTCATCCACGTCGCGGGCCTCAAGGTCGTCTGCCCGTCGAACCCCCACGACGCCAAGGGGCTCCTGCTCGCCTCGATTCGCGACCCGGACCCCGTGTTGTTCTTCGAACCCAAGCGCATCTACCGTGCGGCGAAAGGCGACGTCCCGGAGGGCGACTACACGGTTCCGCTAGGTAGCGCCGCCGTGACCCGCGAGGGGCGCCACGTCACGGTGCTTGCCTACGGAGCGATGCTCTACGAGTGCCTGGACGCTGCGGCTAAAGCAGCGGAGCAGGGCGTCGAGGCGGAAGTCATCGATCTGCGTACCCTCTGGCCGGTGGACATCGATACCATCATTGCCAGCGTCAAGAAGACGGGCCGCCTGGTTGTGGTCCACGAAGCACCAAAGACTGGCGGCTTCGCCGGGGAGCTGATTTCATTGGTGTGCGAGAAGGCCTTCTATCACTTGGAGGCTCCTCCCGCGCGGGTGACTGGCTTCGACACGCCGTTCCCCTACACGTTGGAGATGGAGTACCTGCCTCTGTCCCATCGCATCCTCCCCGCCTTGCTCAACACCGCAAAGGCCTGA